GCGCTGAAGTTCGCCCGCGCGCTGGACGAGAAGTACGAGGAGGCGTACAAGAACGGCGAGACCAGCACCCGACAGGAGTGTCAGACCCTTCAGACTATCCAGTTCGTCAGGATGTGGATGGACGAGGGCGACGCCCAGGGCCACTACCCGGTGGTGAGCGTCCGCCGTGACGACGCGAGCGGCGACGTCTACGGCCGGGCCGAACTCTACCGGTGTATCCCACAGGAGGTCACCCGGTCGCTGTTCGAGGAACTCCACGCCAGCGTGCTGATGAGCGCGACACTGCGTCCCTTCCCGGTCACCGAGGACGTACTCGGCCTCGACGACCCCGAGACGATGGCCTACGGCGCGCAGTTCCCCGAGGAACGGCGACGGACCTACGCCGTCGAAGCGCCGGCGCTCTTCGCCAGCGAGCGCGACGATCGCGCGGTCCAGGACACCGTGACCGGCGTCCTCGAAGACGCCATCAGGTTCACGCCGGGCAACACGCTCGCCTTCTTCCCGAGTTACAGCGAAGCCGAGCGCTATCACGACCGGGTGCAGACCGCCGGCGACCGGTACCTCGATAAACCCGCGACGAGCGCCAGAGAACTCCGCGAGGAGTTCACGGATAGCCAGAACGGCGTCCTCTTTACGTCGCTGTGGGGTACCCTCGCGGAGGGCGTGAGCTTCGACGACGGCGACGCTCGGACCGTCGTCGTCGTCGGCGTCCCCTATCCCCATCTGGACGACCGGATGGAGGCGGTGCAGGAGGCTTACGACCAGGCCTTCGGCGACGGCGGCGGCGAGTGGATGGGGACCGAGGACGCGGGCTGGGCCTACGCCGTCGAGATTCCCACGGTCCGCAAGACCCGGCAGGCGCTGGGGCGGGTCGTCCGCTCGCCCGAGGACTTCGGGGCGCGCGTGCTGGTCGACAAACGCTACACGGAACTCGGCGAGCGGGAACTGGGTAACTATACCGTGCGGGAGACGTTCCCGCCGGAGGAGCGCGCGGAGATGATCGACATCGACCCGGAGAAACTGAAGTTCGCGATGCTGAACTTCTACGGCGACATGGACGCCTGGGACGGAGCGCCGCCGAAACCGTAGGTCACGCCGGCAGCGAGACGCCGCTGACCGGTTCGATACGTTCGGAGTCCCAGAAGATCAGTTCGTCGACGGTCCACTCGATGGGATCGATCTCACGCGCCTGTAGCTGCTGGGCGGCCGCCGGGTCACCGCCCCGGGCGATGGTGACGTGCGGTGAGTACCCCTCGCCCTCGATGTCGTCGACGGGGTCGAATACCGTACAGAGGTCCTCGTGGAGCGCCCGGAGGCCGGGGCTCTCGACGGCCAGATAGACGACGGGGGAACTGCCGACGGGTGCCTCCTCGAACACCTCGATACCGGTTATCCGGGCGTCGAACGGTGCCGTGCCGGCGAGCGCTTCCCGGGTGCGTGCTTCGAGGCGGGCGTACTCACCGGGGCCGTCGCCGCCGAGTCGCTTGACACCCAGCGTGTGGCGACCGCGGTCGCGGGTGTGTGCGGTCGGGAGGTCCGTCGCCAGCCGACTCGCGAGGGCCGCGACCGACGACGGGACCGGAACGTTCAGACTGTACACGCGTCTCTCGAGGGGCTTGGCGATCAAAGGACTGCTGGTCGCGACCGCCTAGAAGTTCGCGATGAACAGGAGGCCCGCCGCCACGAATCCCAGCAGGATCAACAGCAGCGGAAACATCGGAATCGTGATATCCCAGTAGGCGGCCAGTCCCTGGAAGATGACCATCAACTGGAGTAACCCCAGCCCCAGGAAGATAAACAGGTTTCTGACCTTCGTCGCTGTGACGCGGCCCTCACTGGCCGCTGTGACTTGCCCCTCTCCCATAGGGGTGAAATCTACCGGTTTCAGCTTAAATCCCATGGTCTGACAGTCGACACCCGACTCAGATTCTGTCGAGGAAGTAGAGAACGATGAGGGCGAGGATCACCAGCGCGAGGACGGGGCCGAGGAAGCTAAACAGTGCGCCGACGACTTCTTCGACGAGTTCGACCGCGAGCAGGACGATCACCAGGACCAGTACGATCTTCAGCAGGTCGTCCGTATCGAGTGCGGCGCGGAGGTTCATGTTGGATTCTGCGACCGACGACGACATAGGGGTTGTGGCCGTCCTGCAGTGTCGCGGCCCGGAACGGCCGCTGAGCCCGGTCACGAGATGTGCCACCGCGCGGCACGGGAACGGCATCTCGGAAGGTTTTAATACGAATCTCCGGTAGGTCGGGGTACATGACACGGACCTGCGGAACCGGTTCGCTCCCGAGCGAGACCGGCGGGTCCGTTCACCGTTTTCCGCGACCGCGAGAGTTCCGACGACGGGGCCGTTAGGCCCACCTCATTCCCACTTCACTCCACGGTCGTTTCGTCTCGAACCGCCCACTGACTGGTGCCGGGCGGTCCGCATCACACCACGATTCACACAACACACATGCCAGAACCCGACGACACCGAAGGAACGGTCGCGCTCGCCTTTTCCGGCGGGCTCGACACGACAGTCTGCGTACCGCTGCTGAAAGAAGAATACGGCTACGACGACGTGATCGGCGTCACCGTCGACGTGGGCCAGCCCGCAGAGGAGTTCGACGAGGCCGAGGAGACCGCCGAGGCGCTGGGCCTCGATCACTACGTGGTCGACGCGAAAGCCGAGTTCGCCGACCTCTGTATGGACGCCGTCAAGGCCAACGCAACCTACCAGGGCTACCCGCTCGGGACCGCGCTGGCCCGGCCCGTCATCGCCACGGCGATCCTCGAAGTCGCCGAGGAGCAGGGCTGTACCGCCCTCGCCCACGGCTGTACCGGCAAGGGCAACGACCAGCTCCGCTTCGAGACGGTCTGGCGCGACTCGGATCTGAACGTCCACGCGCCCGTGCGTGAACTCGGCCTCACCCGCGAGTGGGAACAGGAGTACGCCGAGGAGAAGGACCTGCCCGTGGAAGGCGGCGACGGCGGCCGCTGGAGCATCGACACGAACCTCTGGAGTCGCTCGGTCGAGGGCTCGGAACTCGAAGACCCCGCGCACGTGCCCAGCGAGGAGATCTACGACTGGACGGAGAGTCCCAGCGGCAAGGACGCCGAACTGGTCGACATCGAGTTCGAGCAGGGCGAAGTCGTCGCCGTCGACGGCGAGCAGATGGAGCCCGTCGAGATCATCGAACAGCTGAACGAACAGGCCGGCGCACACGGCATCGGCCGCACGGACACGATGGAAGACCGGATGCTCGGCCTCAAGGTGCGCGAGAACTACGAGCACCCCGCGGCCACCGTGTTGCTGGCCGCCCACGAGGCCCTCGAAGGCCTCGTCCTCACCAAGGAAGAGCGCAGTTTCAAACAGGGCATCGACCAGGAGTGGGCAGAGAAGGGCTACCAGGGCCTCGTCAAGGCGCCACTCTTCCGCGCGCTCGAAGGGTTCATCGAGGAGACCCAGACGCGCGTCACCGGCACCGTCACTGTCAAACTCGAAGGCGGGCAGGCCCGTCCGGTCGCCCGCGAGAGCGAGTACGCCTGCTACGCGGAGGGGCAGGCTTCCTTCAACACGGAAGCGGTCACGGACGACATCGAACAGGCCGACGCCACCGGCGTCGCCAAGTACCACGGCTTCCAGGAGCGCCTGGCGAACAAGGTCAGCGAGGCCGTCGACAGCGCGGCCGCGGAGGCCGTGACGGACGGCGGAAACGACGGCGACGAGAACTGAACGATGAGCGAGGAACCCACCGACGGCGAGGACGCCGACGCCGGCGGCGACACCGTCGGAGCAAGCTCCGACGAGCCCCCGGTCGCTGACGCTCCCGGGGATGTCGTCCGCCGGGACCGCTTCAGCGGCGGCCCCGCCCGCGGGTTCCTCTCCTCGCTCGCGGCAGACGAGCGCATCTTCGCCGCAGACCTCGCCGTGGACCGCGCCCACGTCGTGATGCTCGCCGAACAGGGCATCGTCGACGACGAGGACGCGGGCGAAATCCTCGCGGCGCTCGACGAGATCGAGGACGCGGGCCACGCCGAACTGCCCGACGGTGAGGACGTGCACGCCGCAATAGAGACGGCGGTGATCGACGCCGTCGGCCCCGAGGGCGGCCGGATGCACACCGCGCGCTCGCGCAACGACGAAGTGGCGGCCTGTATCCGCTACCGCCTGCGTTCGGATCTGCTCGACGCCGTCGAGACGGTCGTGGGCGCACGCGAGCAGTTGGTCGACGCGGCCGAGGACCACGCCGAGACGCTGATGCCGGGGTTCACCCACCTCCAGTACGCCCAGCCGACGACGGTGGGCCACTACCTGCTCTCCTACGAGCGGGCGCTGGCCCGCGACACCGAGCGGTTGCTGGCCGCCTACGCGCGGACGAACCGCTCGCCGCTGGGCGGGGCGGCCTTCGCGGGCACGCCCTTCGACATCGACCGCGAGCGGACAGCCGACCTGCTCGGATTCGATTCGGTACTCGGGAACTCGATGGACGGCGCGTCCGCACGCGACTTCCTGCTGGAGGCGACGACCGCACTCGCCAATCTGGCGACGACGCTGTCGGGACTCGCCGAGGACATCGTGATCTTCGCGAACGACGGGTACGTGGACCTCAGCGACGACTACTCGTCGACCTCGTCGATCATGCCCCAGAAGAAGAACCCGGACACGCTGGAACTGGTGCGGGCCCGGGCGGGCGACGCCCACAGCGCGGTGTCCGGACTCCTGACCACGCTGAAGGGACTGCCCCGGGCGTACAACCGTGATCTCCAGCGCGCTGGCCAGTACGGCTGGGACTCGATCGACGCCGTGATCGAGGCCACGGAGGTCGCGGCCGGTGCGGTCGCCACGGCCGAGTGGAACGAGGAGCTACTGGCCGAGGAGGCCG
This Halorientalis sp. IM1011 DNA region includes the following protein-coding sequences:
- a CDS encoding helicase C-terminal domain-containing protein, whose product is MDRIYDALGDGSDVLFEGATGTGKTLAALVPALEYAREEDKTVVITTNVHQQMRQFVREARAITEQEPIRAVVFRGKGSMCHVDVGYEECQALRDTTREIVEKEQDLAELNEREETLLEESQAGSEEAAEARGAVVEELEAVEEDLEDLRETGNTCDYYYQNLTGNTDAFYEWLFADVRDPDDIYEYAEMEGFCGYELLKEGMEGVDLVVCNYHHLLDPGIREHFFRWLGRDPEDVITVFDEAHNVEDAARDHATRTLTENTLDSALDELAEQDDPRAEAARNVVQAFRSALVETYDDALGFGERERIEENWEDLTITNEGGRDDLTIAFLQAYTGPGYDVDLREALKFARALDEKYEEAYKNGETSTRQECQTLQTIQFVRMWMDEGDAQGHYPVVSVRRDDASGDVYGRAELYRCIPQEVTRSLFEELHASVLMSATLRPFPVTEDVLGLDDPETMAYGAQFPEERRRTYAVEAPALFASERDDRAVQDTVTGVLEDAIRFTPGNTLAFFPSYSEAERYHDRVQTAGDRYLDKPATSARELREEFTDSQNGVLFTSLWGTLAEGVSFDDGDARTVVVVGVPYPHLDDRMEAVQEAYDQAFGDGGGEWMGTEDAGWAYAVEIPTVRKTRQALGRVVRSPEDFGARVLVDKRYTELGERELGNYTVRETFPPEERAEMIDIDPEKLKFAMLNFYGDMDAWDGAPPKP
- a CDS encoding 2'-5' RNA ligase family protein, which gives rise to MYSLNVPVPSSVAALASRLATDLPTAHTRDRGRHTLGVKRLGGDGPGEYARLEARTREALAGTAPFDARITGIEVFEEAPVGSSPVVYLAVESPGLRALHEDLCTVFDPVDDIEGEGYSPHVTIARGGDPAAAQQLQAREIDPIEWTVDELIFWDSERIEPVSGVSLPA
- a CDS encoding argininosuccinate synthase: MPEPDDTEGTVALAFSGGLDTTVCVPLLKEEYGYDDVIGVTVDVGQPAEEFDEAEETAEALGLDHYVVDAKAEFADLCMDAVKANATYQGYPLGTALARPVIATAILEVAEEQGCTALAHGCTGKGNDQLRFETVWRDSDLNVHAPVRELGLTREWEQEYAEEKDLPVEGGDGGRWSIDTNLWSRSVEGSELEDPAHVPSEEIYDWTESPSGKDAELVDIEFEQGEVVAVDGEQMEPVEIIEQLNEQAGAHGIGRTDTMEDRMLGLKVRENYEHPAATVLLAAHEALEGLVLTKEERSFKQGIDQEWAEKGYQGLVKAPLFRALEGFIEETQTRVTGTVTVKLEGGQARPVARESEYACYAEGQASFNTEAVTDDIEQADATGVAKYHGFQERLANKVSEAVDSAAAEAVTDGGNDGDEN
- the argH gene encoding argininosuccinate lyase, whose translation is MSEEPTDGEDADAGGDTVGASSDEPPVADAPGDVVRRDRFSGGPARGFLSSLAADERIFAADLAVDRAHVVMLAEQGIVDDEDAGEILAALDEIEDAGHAELPDGEDVHAAIETAVIDAVGPEGGRMHTARSRNDEVAACIRYRLRSDLLDAVETVVGAREQLVDAAEDHAETLMPGFTHLQYAQPTTVGHYLLSYERALARDTERLLAAYARTNRSPLGGAAFAGTPFDIDRERTADLLGFDSVLGNSMDGASARDFLLEATTALANLATTLSGLAEDIVIFANDGYVDLSDDYSSTSSIMPQKKNPDTLELVRARAGDAHSAVSGLLTTLKGLPRAYNRDLQRAGQYGWDSIDAVIEATEVAAGAVATAEWNEELLAEEAGAGFSTATGVADLLAMEGLPFRTAHELVAVAAERSADPDYETLEAAAEEVLGESLSAYTDRGAVEDALDPAESVASRDSAGGPAPDAVADQLSAARADLDADRETLADKRTALADAENRLREVVAAYV